GCCCTGCGGCGCAGTGGGTTCCGGGCGGGGGCCGACCTGGCGACCGCGCTCGCCACGGAGGCGGACCGCCGCTCCCGCGACGTCTTCGGACGCGTCACCGACCCCGACCCCGACCGCTACGCCCGCGCCTGGCTCGCCACCGCGATCTACCTGACCGGCACCGAACGGGCCCTGATCCAGTCCACCTGGCGTCCCCCGTCCCACACCACCTGACCCGCGACGGTCACCCCTCCCTCGGCGCGGCGCCGCCGACCTCTCTGGGCTCCCTGGCCCTGACCAGTCCCTTCTCGTACGCGATCACGACGGCCTGGGCACGGTCGCGCAGGTGGAGCTTGGCGAAGATACGGGCCACGTGCGACTTCACCGTGGCCTCGGTCAGGGTGAGTTCGGCCGCGAGTTCGGCGTTGGACAGACCGCGCCCGAGGAGGGTCAGGACCTCGAGTTCGCGCGGGGTCAGCACCTGGAGGTCGGCGGAGACCGCGGGCGGCCCGGCGGCTTCCGTGGCGAAGCGTTCCACCAGTCGTCGGGTGATGGAGGGTGCCAGCAGGGCGTCACCGGTGTCGACCAGGCGGACGGCCGCCGCGAGGTGCCGCGGCGTGACGTCCTTCAGGAGGAAGCCGCTGGCACCGATCGACAGGGCGGCGTAGACGTACCGGTCGAGGTCGAAGGTGGTGAGCATGAGCACCCGGCACTCCGGGTGCGCGGCCAGGATGCGCCGGGTGGCCTCCAGGCCGTCCATGGTGGGCATCCGGATGTCCATCAGCACGACGTCCGGGCGCAGTTCGCGGGCCATCGCCACCGCCTCCGCGCCGTCGGCGGCCTCGCCCACCACCTCGATGCCCCGGGCGGTGAGGATCAGCCGGAACCCGGTCCGGATCAGGGTCTGGTCGTCGACCACGAGCACGCGCGGCGCCGCTTCGGGCCCGGCCGGCGTCACGGCCGGTCCAGGGGGATGCGGGCGCGGACCCGGTAGCCGCCGCCGAGGCGGCGTCGGGCGTCCAGGTCGCCGCCGTACACGGCGACGCGCTCGCGCAGGCCCAGCAGCCCGCGCCCGGTGCCGTACGGATGGCGCGGAGTGGGCCGCGCGGGGTGGGACGGGGAAGGGTGCGACGGGGAAGGGTGGGACGGGGAGGGGACGCCGCCGGTCAGGACGCTGGGGCCGGTGTTCAGCACCTCCACGCGCAGCGCCCGGTCGGCGTACCGCACGGTGACCTCGGCCTTGCCGCCGTCGCCGTGTCTGAGGGCGTTGGTG
This genomic stretch from Streptomyces deccanensis harbors:
- a CDS encoding response regulator, which gives rise to MTPAGPEAAPRVLVVDDQTLIRTGFRLILTARGIEVVGEAADGAEAVAMARELRPDVVLMDIRMPTMDGLEATRRILAAHPECRVLMLTTFDLDRYVYAALSIGASGFLLKDVTPRHLAAAVRLVDTGDALLAPSITRRLVERFATEAAGPPAVSADLQVLTPRELEVLTLLGRGLSNAELAAELTLTEATVKSHVARIFAKLHLRDRAQAVVIAYEKGLVRAREPREVGGAAPREG